A window of Oncorhynchus kisutch isolate 150728-3 linkage group LG10, Okis_V2, whole genome shotgun sequence contains these coding sequences:
- the LOC109891969 gene encoding ER lumen protein-retaining receptor 3, translating to MNIFRLAGDVSHLVAIIILFMKIRRSKSCAGISGKSQVLFALVFTTRYLDLFTSVISIYNTVMKVVFLALAYATVYLIYMRFRSTFDSESDSFRVEFLLVPVAGLSFLENYAFAPLEILWTFSIYLESVAILPQLFMITKTGEAESITTHYLFFLGLYRALYLANWVWRYHTEGFFDQIAVVSGVVQTIFYCDFFYLYVTRVLRGSGKMSLPMPI from the exons ATGAATATCTTCCGTCTAGCCGGTGACGTGTCACATCTCGTTGCTATCATCATTCTATTTATGAAGATACGGAGGTCAAAATCCTGTGCTG GTATTTCTGGGAAGTCTCAGGTGCTTTTTGCATTAGTCTTCACTACAAGATACTTGGACCTGTTCACGAGCGTAATCTCCATCTACAACACAGTTATGAAG GTGGTGTTTCTGGCTTTGGCATATGCCACTGTGTACCTGATCTACATGCGCTTCAGGAGCACCTTCGACTCAGAGAGTGACTCATTCCGTGTTGAGTTCCTGCTTGTGCCTGTGGCTGGGCTTTCCTTCCTGGAAAACTATGCATTTGCCCCCCTGGAG ATCCTGTGGACCTTCTCCATCTACTTGGAGTCGGTGGCCATCTTGCCCCAGCTCTTCATGATCACCAAGACCGGCGAGGCAGAGTCCATCACCACCCACTACCTGTTCTTCCTGGGTCTCTACCGAGCCCTGTACCTGGCCAACTGGGTGTGGCGCTACCACACCGAGGGCTTCTTTGACCAGATTGCTGTGGTGTCCGGTGTGGTGCAGACGATTTTCTACTGTGACTTCTTCTACCTTTACGTTACCAGGG TGCTCAGAGGAAGTGGAAAGATGTCCCTGCCCATGCCCATCTAA
- the LOC116375877 gene encoding GTPase IMAP family member 7 has protein sequence MANSCGTVEMASLECAASNLACEASPEPDSGALRMVLVGKTGAGRSSSGNTILGRQAFRVDISSCSVTGQCDRQSGAVAGRNLTVVDTPGFFDTRLSPQEVTAEAGRCVVLSAPGPHSFLVTLQPGRFTQEERDALEWVKATFGPGALRYTVVLFTWGDQLQGKSMEDFLKESQELQEFVSRCQGGYHVFNNSNKITDCTQVTELLEKIDKMVAQNGGGCYTNLMYHEAERAIREVQEGILGERRMTPLKQEEDGVKTGTEPQGPEAERMRRREEEERRREEEAARKKAEKLFWCELVSALGKGAAEGAGVTSKGKGKAVKKVKAIERAAALATTPLSITSAAKVVGGAVREGSKVLYKHRKTLLH, from the exons ATGGCTAACTcatgtgggacagtggagatggcGTCATTGGAATGTGCTGCCTCGAATCTGG CATGTGAAGCATCACCGGAGCCTGACAGTGGTGCGCTGAGGATGGTACTGGTGGGGAAGACAGGCGCAGGGAGAAGCTCTTCTGGTAACACCATCCTAGGGAGGCAGGCATTCCGGGTGGACATCTCTTCATGTTCTGTAACTGgtcagtgtgacagacagagtggAGCTGTGGCTGGGAGGAACCTCACTGTGGTCGACACCCCAGGGTTCTTCGACACGCGCCTCTCCCCTCAGGAGGTGACAGCTGAGGCAGGCCGCTGTGTGGTGCTGTCCGCCCCTGGCCCCCACTCCTTCCTGGTGACCCTTCAGCCTGGCAGGTTTACTCAGGAGGAGCGGGATGCCCTAGAGTGGGTCAAGGCCACTTTTGGACCAGGAGCCCTCAGATACACAGTAGTACTGTTCACCTGGGGTGACCAGCTTCAGGGGAAAAGCATGGAAGACTTCCTGAAGGAGAGCCAGGAGCTCCAGGAGTTTGTGAGTAGATGTCAGGGGGGCTACCATGTCTTCAACAACAGCAACAAGATAACAGACTGCACTCAGGTCACAGAGCTCCTGGAGAAGATAGACAAGATGGTGGCGCAGAACGGAGGTGGCTGTTACACCAACCTGATGTACCATGAGGCAGAGAGAGCCATCAGAGAAGTGCAGGAAGGAATtctgggagagagaaggatgactCCATTGAAGCAGGAGGAGGATGGGGTGAAGACAGGGACAGAGCCTCAGGGACCGGAGGCAGAGAGaatgagaaggagggaagaggaggagaggagaagagaggaagaggcagcCAGAAAGAAGGCAGAGAAGTTGTTCTGGTGTGAGCTGGTGTCTGCCCTGGGGAAGGGGGCGGCAGAGGGAGCTGGAGTAACAAGCAAAGGGAAAGGGAAAGCAGTGAAAAAGGTTAAGGCGATAGAGAGGGCAGCAGCTTTGGCTACCACACCGCTGTCAATCACATCAGCTGCCAAAGTGGTGGGAGGAGCTGTGAGAGAGGGAAGTAAAGTCCTTTACAAACACCGCAAAACTCTCCTACACTGA